In Microbacterium cremeum, a genomic segment contains:
- the crcB gene encoding fluoride efflux transporter CrcB, whose protein sequence is MLVVAVSGGLGAALRYVVDRVFAPREGGRFPVGILVVNVSGSFALGVLTALGAIVAPELALAVGMGLLGGYTTFSTVSVETVLLAQRRRWRDAALNLFGTFALAVVGAGAGLLLGGWIAGAAG, encoded by the coding sequence ATGCTCGTCGTCGCCGTGTCGGGCGGCCTCGGTGCAGCGTTGCGGTACGTCGTCGACCGCGTCTTCGCGCCGCGGGAGGGCGGGCGGTTCCCGGTCGGGATCCTCGTGGTGAACGTCTCGGGGTCCTTCGCGCTCGGAGTGCTCACCGCGCTCGGCGCGATCGTCGCGCCCGAGCTCGCGCTCGCCGTGGGCATGGGGCTGCTCGGCGGCTACACGACCTTCAGCACCGTGTCGGTCGAGACGGTGCTGCTCGCGCAACGACGGCGATGGCGGGATGCCGCGCTCAACCTGTTCGGCACGTTCGCGCTCGCCGTCGTCGGCGCCGGGGCCGGGCTGCTGCTCGGCGGCTGGATCGCGGGCGCGGCCGGATGA
- a CDS encoding antibiotic biosynthesis monooxygenase, protein MAEPVAHPITVAIERRIDPSRTAEATSWMQAGTDLAAGFPGFLGSGWVRAGEGSDLWYMLYRFRDIATLEGWEDSPQRAWWLDSGRSFAHEVRVERRTGIEGWFDAPFATQIESRPAGAAGAPGGGEPPRTGPIQQPIPAAPPRWKQAVTIWLGFFPTNLLASWLLGFIPGFGEWPLIARVLLATLLLTPVMTYAVLPWVTRVLRPWLQRAA, encoded by the coding sequence ATGGCAGAACCAGTGGCCCACCCCATCACCGTCGCGATCGAGCGGCGGATCGATCCCTCTCGCACCGCAGAGGCCACGAGCTGGATGCAGGCGGGCACCGATCTCGCGGCAGGCTTCCCCGGCTTCCTCGGCTCGGGGTGGGTTCGCGCCGGTGAAGGCAGCGACCTCTGGTACATGCTCTACCGCTTCCGCGACATCGCCACTCTCGAAGGCTGGGAGGACTCGCCGCAGCGCGCCTGGTGGCTCGACTCGGGTCGTTCCTTCGCGCACGAGGTCAGAGTCGAGCGGCGCACCGGCATCGAAGGCTGGTTCGACGCCCCGTTCGCCACGCAGATCGAATCGCGTCCGGCCGGCGCGGCCGGGGCGCCCGGTGGCGGCGAGCCGCCGCGGACCGGGCCGATCCAGCAGCCGATCCCGGCGGCTCCCCCGCGCTGGAAGCAGGCGGTCACCATCTGGCTCGGATTCTTCCCGACGAACCTCCTGGCAAGCTGGCTCCTCGGGTTCATCCCGGGCTTCGGCGAGTGGCCGCTGATCGCACGGGTGCTGCTGGCGACCCTGCTGCTCACGCCGGTGATGACGTACGCGGTGCTGCCGTGGGTCACGCGCGTGCTTCGCCCGTGGCTGCAGCGCGCCGCGTAA
- a CDS encoding DEAD/DEAH box helicase: protein MPKKKKPAGGRPAKNFDPRYNPKYRSAKDAGRTRDDEPKRRPGEASAGKPGSRSPGHRGYRQGQTAPEASGREGSGSGSPKRRWSEQERVGRDEARAIRTHARDGRADSAPRKPPREPDRGRRDTRRPGTLPAAPQRLEAQSVAPGDLAGATFGDLGLGQNIVKALDELGARHPFAIQAATIPPILEGRDVLARGRTGSGKTIAFGAPLVESVLRSQAGQKREIGRAPRALILAPTRELALQIDATIQPIARSVGLYTTQIYGGVSHGRQLGALKKGIDIVIGTPGRIEDLVEQRALDLSAIRVIVLDEADHMAELGFVEAVQRLLRRTPRRSQKLLYSATLDREVEALVTEFLSDPAVYEVAGETQATAAIDHRVLVVDHRDKAEILRTLVDRPGKTLVFSRTRAYAEMLAEQFEQAGVRALALHGDLDQARRTRNLERLTSGKVGVLVATDVAARGIHVDDIDLVVQADPPDEFKAYLHRAGRTGRAGRAGTVVTLVTRQRRARLAELLERAEIEAPFDEARPGDPILDELRAPR, encoded by the coding sequence ATGCCCAAGAAGAAGAAGCCGGCCGGCGGTCGCCCCGCCAAGAACTTCGACCCCCGATACAACCCCAAGTATCGCTCCGCGAAGGACGCCGGACGCACGCGCGACGACGAGCCGAAACGGCGCCCCGGCGAGGCTTCCGCCGGCAAACCGGGCAGCAGAAGCCCTGGCCATCGCGGATATCGACAGGGCCAGACCGCCCCCGAAGCCTCCGGCCGCGAGGGCTCGGGCTCAGGCTCGCCCAAGCGTCGCTGGTCGGAGCAGGAGCGCGTCGGGCGCGATGAAGCACGCGCGATCCGCACTCACGCGCGCGACGGCCGCGCCGACTCCGCGCCTCGCAAGCCGCCGCGCGAACCCGACCGCGGCCGTCGCGACACCCGCCGCCCCGGCACGCTGCCCGCCGCGCCGCAGCGGCTCGAGGCTCAGTCCGTCGCTCCCGGCGATCTCGCCGGGGCGACCTTCGGCGACCTCGGCCTCGGCCAGAACATCGTCAAAGCGCTCGACGAGCTGGGGGCGCGGCATCCGTTCGCCATTCAGGCCGCGACGATTCCGCCGATCCTCGAAGGACGCGACGTGCTCGCGCGCGGGCGCACCGGCTCGGGCAAGACGATCGCGTTCGGCGCGCCGCTCGTCGAGAGCGTGCTGCGCTCGCAGGCGGGGCAGAAGCGCGAGATCGGTCGCGCGCCGCGAGCGCTGATCCTCGCGCCGACCCGCGAGCTCGCGCTGCAGATCGATGCCACCATCCAGCCGATCGCCCGCAGCGTGGGGCTGTACACGACGCAGATCTACGGGGGCGTGTCGCACGGGCGGCAGCTCGGTGCGCTCAAGAAGGGCATCGACATCGTGATCGGCACTCCCGGCCGCATCGAGGACCTCGTCGAGCAGCGTGCACTCGATCTCTCGGCCATCCGGGTCATCGTGCTCGACGAAGCCGACCACATGGCCGAGCTCGGATTCGTCGAGGCCGTCCAGCGGCTGCTGCGGCGCACTCCGCGCCGGTCGCAGAAGCTGCTGTACTCGGCGACCCTCGACCGCGAGGTCGAGGCGCTGGTGACCGAGTTCCTCTCGGATCCCGCGGTGTACGAGGTGGCCGGCGAGACGCAGGCGACGGCGGCGATCGACCATCGTGTGCTCGTCGTCGACCACCGCGACAAGGCGGAGATCCTTCGCACCCTGGTGGACCGCCCGGGCAAGACGCTCGTCTTCTCGCGCACGCGCGCGTACGCCGAGATGCTGGCCGAGCAGTTCGAGCAGGCAGGAGTCCGTGCGCTCGCGCTCCACGGCGACCTCGATCAAGCGCGCCGCACGCGCAACCTCGAGCGTCTGACCTCGGGCAAGGTCGGCGTTCTGGTGGCGACGGATGTCGCGGCACGCGGCATCCACGTCGACGACATCGATCTCGTGGTGCAGGCCGATCCGCCCGACGAGTTCAAGGCGTATCTGCATCGCGCCGGCAGGACCGGCCGCGCCGGCCGCGCCGGGACGGTGGTGACTCTGGTGACCCGTCAGCGCCGGGCGCGCCTGGCCGAGCTGCTCGAGCGCGCCGAGATCGAGGCGCCGTTCGACGAGGCGCGGCCCGGGGACCCGATCCTCGACGAGCTGCGCGCTCCTCGCTGA
- a CDS encoding glycosyl hydrolase family 18 protein, whose protein sequence is MSPRRIPALAAAVAGALVAGLLAASPAVAASEDPTPTTTLNGYRNVGYYGQWRATGEAQATLKRLFVGTTAGANLTHLNYSFGNIAGDQAALDAARAAGVKGLDDVDPHTCFISDTPAAGPGLTDTAGDADSDFVHAFTAEQSVLGIPDGKKQKLAGNFNQLRQLKRLYPDLKVNISLGGWSWSKSFSRAVATPQLRANLAQSCIDLYIRGNLPEIDGRGGAGVAAGIFDGFDLDWEWPGAPDWAQEVGNSVDPIADKANFIAFVAELRAQLDAVETETGADYEISAFLPAGPTQIAAGGWNTPELWANLDYGNLQGYDLWGSWTAETGHQGNVYGDPAHNWGLGLDTVVAAYVNAGVDPAKLNLGLAAYGQGWRDAEPQPWSVSGGGLGQITWDQLKARDLEIHHEYTADGAFNATWGYDAAAREFWSFDDELAVAEKTAWAISQGLGGVDFWEIGNDVAGDLSAASADVLRAAAPGPVAGSPALLCAQTPDAAAAPWNARTTYRGGELVFLDGRVFEAQWYARGDEPGASVRGPWSTLTACGIDPATVQDWYADRIYLKGDQVVYGGVTYTAQWWSRADVPGAKHGPWRR, encoded by the coding sequence GTGTCCCCCCGCAGAATCCCGGCTCTTGCAGCCGCCGTCGCCGGAGCGCTCGTCGCCGGCCTGCTCGCGGCATCCCCCGCTGTCGCCGCCTCCGAAGATCCCACGCCCACCACGACGCTCAACGGCTACCGCAACGTCGGCTACTACGGCCAATGGCGCGCGACCGGCGAGGCCCAGGCCACGCTCAAGCGGCTGTTCGTCGGCACCACCGCCGGTGCGAACCTCACCCACCTCAACTACTCGTTCGGCAACATCGCCGGCGACCAGGCGGCGCTCGACGCCGCGCGCGCCGCCGGCGTGAAGGGACTCGACGACGTCGACCCGCACACGTGCTTCATCTCCGACACCCCGGCTGCCGGGCCCGGCCTCACCGATACCGCGGGCGATGCCGACAGTGACTTCGTGCACGCCTTCACCGCCGAGCAGTCCGTGCTCGGCATCCCCGACGGAAAGAAGCAGAAGCTCGCCGGCAACTTCAATCAGCTGCGGCAGCTGAAGCGGCTCTATCCCGACCTCAAGGTCAACATCTCGCTCGGCGGCTGGTCGTGGTCGAAGTCCTTCTCGAGGGCGGTGGCGACGCCCCAGCTGCGCGCGAACCTCGCGCAGTCGTGCATCGACCTCTACATCCGCGGCAACCTGCCCGAGATCGACGGGCGCGGCGGCGCCGGCGTCGCCGCGGGCATCTTCGACGGCTTCGACCTCGACTGGGAGTGGCCGGGCGCACCCGACTGGGCCCAGGAGGTCGGCAACAGCGTCGATCCGATAGCCGACAAGGCGAACTTCATCGCGTTCGTCGCGGAGCTGCGGGCGCAGCTCGACGCCGTCGAGACCGAGACCGGCGCCGACTACGAGATCTCGGCGTTCCTGCCGGCCGGACCGACCCAGATCGCCGCCGGCGGCTGGAACACGCCGGAGCTGTGGGCGAACCTCGACTACGGCAACCTGCAGGGCTACGACCTGTGGGGCTCGTGGACCGCAGAGACCGGGCACCAGGGCAACGTGTACGGCGATCCTGCGCACAACTGGGGCCTCGGCCTCGACACCGTCGTCGCCGCCTACGTGAACGCGGGCGTCGATCCCGCCAAGCTCAACCTCGGCCTCGCGGCCTATGGGCAGGGGTGGCGGGACGCCGAGCCGCAGCCGTGGAGCGTCTCGGGCGGCGGCCTCGGCCAGATCACGTGGGATCAGCTGAAGGCTCGCGACCTCGAGATCCACCACGAGTACACCGCCGACGGCGCGTTCAACGCGACGTGGGGCTACGACGCCGCGGCCCGCGAGTTCTGGTCGTTCGACGACGAACTCGCCGTCGCCGAGAAGACGGCGTGGGCGATCTCGCAGGGCCTCGGCGGCGTCGACTTCTGGGAGATCGGCAACGACGTCGCCGGCGACCTCTCGGCGGCATCGGCCGACGTGCTCCGTGCCGCAGCGCCCGGGCCGGTCGCAGGCTCGCCCGCCCTGTTGTGCGCGCAGACCCCGGATGCCGCGGCCGCGCCGTGGAACGCGCGCACCACGTACCGCGGGGGAGAGCTGGTGTTCCTCGACGGGCGCGTATTCGAAGCGCAGTGGTACGCGAGAGGCGACGAGCCCGGCGCGTCCGTGCGCGGCCCGTGGAGCACGCTGACCGCGTGCGGCATCGACCCCGCCACCGTGCAGGACTGGTACGCCGACCGCATCTACCTCAAGGGTGACCAGGTCGTCTACGGCGGTGTCACCTATACCGCGCAGTGGTGGAGCCGCGCCGACGTGCCCGGCGCCAAGCACGGACCGTGGCGCCGGTGA
- a CDS encoding TetR/AcrR family transcriptional regulator, with amino-acid sequence MTQERIDGRRMRGDESRRAILAHAVDTASVDGLDGLTIGRLADAAGHSKSGVATLFGSKEQLQLAVVAAAREVFIDHVVAPARASTERGLGRVCALLTLWLAYSETRVFRGGCFFAATSVEFDSKPGPVRDAVVAASGEWEDYLTVSIEHAVAAGELPELIDARQLTFEMVSFLEAANTRSLLHASTEPYARAATAVRSRLIGLGGDPELVATVRGSRAN; translated from the coding sequence ATGACACAAGAGCGGATCGACGGCCGGCGGATGCGCGGCGACGAGTCACGTCGCGCGATCCTCGCCCACGCCGTCGACACCGCGTCGGTCGACGGTCTGGACGGGCTCACGATCGGACGGCTGGCGGATGCCGCAGGCCACAGCAAGAGCGGCGTCGCCACGCTCTTCGGCTCGAAGGAGCAGCTGCAGCTGGCCGTGGTGGCCGCGGCGCGCGAGGTCTTCATCGACCACGTCGTCGCCCCGGCGCGCGCGAGCACGGAGCGCGGTCTCGGGCGCGTGTGCGCGCTGTTGACGCTGTGGCTCGCCTACTCCGAGACGCGTGTCTTCCGGGGCGGCTGCTTCTTCGCCGCGACGTCGGTCGAGTTCGACTCGAAGCCCGGACCCGTGCGCGACGCCGTCGTGGCGGCGTCAGGCGAGTGGGAGGACTACCTCACCGTCAGCATCGAGCACGCCGTGGCTGCAGGCGAGCTGCCCGAGCTGATCGACGCCCGGCAGCTCACGTTCGAGATGGTGTCGTTCCTGGAGGCCGCCAACACGCGCTCGCTGCTCCACGCGAGCACCGAGCCCTACGCCCGCGCGGCGACGGCGGTCCGATCGCGACTCATCGGCCTGGGCGGCGACCCCGAGCTCGTCGCCACTGTGCGCGGGTCCCGCGCGAACTGA
- a CDS encoding alpha/beta fold hydrolase, whose protein sequence is MELGLALAGTSVRAASTVSPRWGAAVAMPLFASVAKPRPVHRDDEYTMSRARRRTIRIAGVHRRGTDVTVYEWGSGERTVVLAHGWDGRASQFATLVRDLVAEGFRVVAFDAPAHGESAGRRTYLVDWIDVLTQLQAHHGRFAAVVGHSFGGLGSLVAVAGGVEAERVVTVASPADAELLLAQFQTMLGYSDGVARELTVRFVRRYFPTEQDPFAWLSAVRRPLSAGTPLLVVHDERDRVVPFGEAARIAGANPGSISLATTGLGHSRILKADAFLDAVLDFVTTDAAPHGAARADGNAVRRVVPPAPALV, encoded by the coding sequence ATGGAACTCGGGCTCGCACTCGCCGGCACCTCCGTCCGTGCCGCATCGACCGTCTCGCCGCGCTGGGGCGCAGCGGTCGCCATGCCGCTGTTCGCCTCCGTGGCCAAGCCCCGGCCGGTGCACCGTGACGACGAGTACACGATGTCGCGCGCACGCCGCCGCACCATCCGCATCGCCGGGGTCCACCGGCGCGGCACCGATGTCACGGTGTACGAATGGGGATCGGGCGAGCGCACCGTCGTGCTCGCACACGGCTGGGACGGGCGAGCCAGTCAGTTCGCCACCCTCGTGCGCGACCTCGTCGCCGAGGGGTTCCGGGTGGTCGCCTTCGACGCCCCCGCGCACGGCGAATCGGCGGGTCGCCGCACGTATCTCGTCGACTGGATCGATGTGCTGACGCAGCTGCAGGCGCATCACGGCCGCTTCGCCGCCGTCGTCGGGCACTCGTTCGGTGGTCTCGGCTCACTGGTCGCGGTCGCGGGCGGCGTCGAGGCGGAGCGCGTGGTGACCGTGGCGTCGCCGGCGGATGCCGAGCTGCTGCTCGCGCAATTCCAGACGATGCTCGGCTACTCCGACGGGGTTGCGCGCGAGCTCACCGTCCGGTTCGTCCGGCGCTACTTCCCCACCGAGCAGGACCCCTTCGCGTGGCTCAGCGCCGTCCGCCGGCCGCTGTCGGCAGGCACCCCGTTGCTGGTCGTCCACGACGAGCGCGACCGGGTGGTCCCCTTCGGCGAAGCGGCTCGCATCGCGGGAGCGAACCCGGGGTCGATCTCGCTCGCCACGACGGGACTCGGGCACAGCCGCATCCTGAAGGCCGACGCGTTCCTCGACGCCGTGCTCGATTTCGTGACGACGGATGCCGCGCCCCACGGTGCCGCGCGCGCCGACGGCAACGCGGTGCGAAGGGTCGTGCCGCCGGCTCCGGCGCTGGTCTGA
- a CDS encoding intein-containing Rv2578c family radical SAM protein, producing the protein MRWQGQELGVADAAALPGMEQLNGLVRSVTTPEFAGVTFHEVLCKSALNHVPSASAMPFDWTVNPYRGCSHACVYCLHPDTLVLMAEGRSKRIGDIRPGDEVVGTRREGTYRRYVRATVSAQWRTRKRAYRIRLADDTELIASGDHRFLTERGWKYVQAAAPGEAQRPYLTTNNKLMGFGLGGTRPAPDETDDYRVGYLCGMIRGDAMMLRREYPRSNGRGTYLASRFRLALADHEALHRARDYLERAGVSTITRAFAPATDRRRAIEAIFTSKSADFDVITSTVGWPSAPSPEWSRGFLAGVFDAEGSYSRGILRISNKSPQMLDAIGAAFTAHQFDFIVEPVRPNGVTSIRLLGGLAARRRFFELAQPAISRKLNLIGDAVKSDAPLRVVSIDDLGETIDMVDITTSTGDFIANGVVSHNCFARGTHEYLELDAGRDFDTQVVVKINVADVLEKELRRGSWQRDPVMLGTNTDPYQRAEGRYKLMPGIVSALTASGTPFSILTKGTLLRRDLPMLKDAAASVRVTLAMSIAVFDDELQHLIEPGTPNATARLETVRAATEAGFRVTVFLMPIIPHLTDSIAAIDHALTHIKEAGAVRVVYGALHLRPGAKQWFLEWLEQRHPELVSSYRGLYPGMSANAPKAYKAWLAKRVRPLLRVHGLDGRAEDDQPRGAPVAGLAARADARAASIVVTSRGRAAAARPAGAGRATPAATPLF; encoded by the coding sequence ATGCGTTGGCAGGGTCAGGAGCTGGGGGTGGCGGATGCCGCGGCCCTGCCCGGCATGGAACAGCTCAACGGCCTGGTGCGCTCGGTGACGACGCCAGAGTTCGCGGGCGTGACGTTCCACGAGGTGCTCTGCAAGTCCGCGCTCAACCACGTGCCGAGCGCCTCCGCGATGCCCTTCGACTGGACGGTGAACCCGTACCGGGGCTGCTCGCATGCATGCGTATACTGCTTGCATCCCGACACGCTCGTGCTGATGGCCGAGGGGCGCAGTAAGCGGATCGGCGACATCCGGCCCGGCGACGAGGTGGTCGGCACGCGCCGCGAGGGCACTTATCGGCGCTACGTGAGGGCGACGGTCTCGGCTCAGTGGCGCACCCGCAAGCGTGCGTATCGCATACGACTGGCCGACGACACCGAGCTCATCGCGAGCGGCGACCACCGCTTCCTCACCGAGCGCGGCTGGAAGTACGTGCAAGCGGCGGCGCCGGGCGAGGCCCAGCGTCCGTATCTGACCACCAACAACAAGCTCATGGGATTCGGGCTGGGAGGAACTCGGCCCGCGCCCGATGAGACCGACGACTATCGCGTCGGCTACCTCTGCGGCATGATCCGCGGCGATGCGATGATGCTTCGACGCGAGTATCCCCGCTCGAACGGTCGCGGCACATACCTGGCGAGCCGCTTCCGGCTTGCACTGGCCGACCACGAGGCACTCCACCGCGCACGTGACTACCTCGAGCGGGCCGGTGTGTCGACGATCACGCGCGCGTTCGCGCCCGCGACGGATCGCCGACGCGCCATAGAAGCGATCTTCACCTCGAAGTCGGCGGATTTCGATGTGATCACGTCAACGGTGGGTTGGCCGTCCGCCCCTTCGCCGGAGTGGTCGCGGGGATTCCTGGCCGGCGTCTTCGACGCGGAGGGGAGTTACAGCCGGGGAATCCTGCGAATCTCGAACAAGTCGCCTCAGATGCTCGATGCGATCGGAGCGGCGTTCACCGCACACCAGTTCGATTTCATCGTCGAGCCCGTGAGGCCGAACGGCGTGACTTCGATCAGACTGCTCGGCGGACTCGCTGCCCGCCGTCGCTTCTTCGAACTCGCGCAGCCGGCGATCTCGCGAAAGCTGAACTTGATCGGGGACGCGGTGAAGTCCGACGCACCCCTGAGGGTCGTCTCGATCGACGACCTCGGCGAGACGATCGACATGGTCGACATCACCACTTCGACGGGCGACTTCATCGCGAACGGCGTGGTGAGCCACAATTGCTTCGCCCGCGGGACGCATGAATACCTCGAGCTCGACGCCGGGCGGGACTTCGATACGCAGGTCGTCGTCAAGATCAACGTCGCGGACGTGCTCGAGAAGGAACTGCGGCGCGGATCGTGGCAGCGCGACCCGGTGATGCTCGGAACCAACACCGACCCGTATCAGCGGGCGGAAGGCCGCTACAAGCTCATGCCGGGCATCGTGTCGGCGCTCACCGCATCGGGTACGCCGTTCTCGATCCTCACGAAGGGCACGCTGCTTCGCCGGGATCTGCCGATGCTGAAGGATGCCGCGGCCAGCGTGCGCGTGACCCTCGCGATGTCGATCGCGGTGTTCGACGACGAGTTGCAGCATCTCATCGAGCCAGGAACCCCGAACGCGACCGCGCGGCTCGAGACGGTGCGGGCGGCGACCGAGGCGGGGTTCCGCGTCACGGTGTTCCTGATGCCGATCATCCCGCACCTGACCGACTCCATCGCGGCGATCGACCACGCGCTCACTCACATCAAGGAGGCGGGCGCCGTGCGCGTCGTGTACGGCGCCCTTCACCTGCGGCCCGGAGCGAAGCAGTGGTTCTTGGAGTGGCTCGAGCAGCGGCATCCGGAACTGGTCTCGTCGTATCGCGGGCTGTATCCGGGCATGAGCGCCAACGCGCCGAAGGCCTACAAGGCCTGGCTCGCCAAGCGCGTGCGCCCGCTGCTGCGGGTGCACGGTCTCGACGGGCGCGCGGAAGACGACCAGCCTCGCGGCGCGCCGGTGGCAGGGCTCGCGGCGCGGGCCGACGCACGTGCCGCGTCGATCGTCGTGACATCGCGCGGGCGCGCCGCGGCCGCGCGTCCGGCCGGCGCGGGGCGCGCCACCCCGGCGGCGACCCCGCTGTTCTGA
- a CDS encoding M15 family metallopeptidase yields MSSARRAARGAELLEASEDSSPAAQHARPRRMGRIAVATGLAAGAVLLLGSSALVTALMTPPEATDAPAALSLTNDPPEIEQLPVPELEQSPVVADLCTVPEVAAALQAGDDEGAIVAAGGGEAFRDAVADGRAPCVNLGDSTRIWTVVNKLRPATPIEYRPAPLVLPEGVRNIEGGALRTDAASALVSLVAAARTAGAGELALLSGFRSYEAQQRTYGRHFAERGDQADQVSARPGYSEHQLGLGADVVACAGQCSSLDALAATPQGQWVAEHAWEHGWIVRYVEGKTGITGYLPEPWHLRYIGPELAKAYHDGGWTSLEEFFGLEAAPGYAN; encoded by the coding sequence GTGTCGAGCGCGCGGCGTGCCGCGCGCGGCGCCGAGCTGCTCGAGGCGTCGGAGGACTCGTCGCCGGCGGCGCAGCACGCCCGCCCCAGGCGCATGGGGCGGATCGCCGTCGCCACGGGACTGGCGGCGGGCGCGGTGCTCCTGCTCGGGTCGTCGGCGCTGGTCACGGCGCTCATGACTCCGCCGGAGGCCACCGACGCGCCGGCGGCGCTGTCGCTCACGAACGATCCTCCCGAGATCGAGCAGCTGCCGGTTCCGGAGCTGGAGCAGTCCCCGGTCGTCGCCGACCTCTGCACCGTTCCCGAGGTCGCCGCCGCGCTGCAGGCCGGCGACGATGAAGGTGCGATCGTCGCGGCGGGAGGTGGCGAGGCGTTCCGCGATGCGGTCGCGGACGGACGGGCGCCGTGCGTGAACCTCGGCGACTCGACGCGCATCTGGACCGTCGTGAACAAGCTGCGACCCGCGACGCCCATCGAGTACCGCCCCGCTCCCCTCGTGCTGCCCGAAGGCGTGCGCAACATCGAAGGCGGCGCATTGCGCACGGATGCCGCATCCGCCCTCGTCTCGCTGGTCGCGGCGGCGCGCACCGCCGGTGCCGGCGAGCTCGCCTTGCTGAGCGGGTTCCGTTCGTACGAGGCGCAGCAGCGAACCTACGGCCGGCACTTCGCGGAGCGAGGCGACCAGGCCGACCAGGTGAGCGCGCGACCGGGCTACTCGGAGCACCAGCTCGGTCTCGGCGCCGACGTGGTGGCGTGCGCCGGTCAATGCAGCAGTCTCGATGCGCTCGCGGCGACGCCTCAGGGGCAGTGGGTCGCCGAGCACGCCTGGGAGCACGGCTGGATCGTGCGCTACGTCGAGGGCAAGACCGGCATCACCGGCTATCTGCCCGAGCCGTGGCATCTGCGCTACATCGGTCCGGAGCTCGCGAAGGCGTACCACGACGGCGGATGGACCTCGCTGGAGGAGTTCTTCGGGCTCGAGGCCGCCCCGGGGTATGCCAATTGA
- a CDS encoding acyl-CoA dehydrogenase family protein yields the protein MERDIYDEDHEAFRDVVKEFIKRYASEEKRKQWDEAGEIDRATMLAAGEAGIIGLSVPEEFGGAGMLQDYRFRAIVLEETISAGHGSLAGALGIQDDLAVPYIAHMGTQEQKEKWLPGMATGEILGALAMTEPGAGSDLRGIKTTAKKVDGGYIVNGAKTFISSGKTADMVVTFVKTGEGTRPDAFSLLIIENGMEGFDHGKKLEKMGFHGWDTAELSFTDVFVPDENLISGKEGQGFIQLMMNLPLERLSIGVAAAAAAEAAFVWTRDYTLSREAFGQAVADFQNTRFKLADMATTVDVLWAYIDRAMMLYKDAKLTAEEAAKVKFWATDREWELLDIGVQLHGGYGYITEYPIARAFLDARVHRIYGGTNEIMRDIVSRQIVGKR from the coding sequence ATGGAGCGGGATATCTACGACGAGGACCACGAGGCGTTCCGCGACGTCGTCAAGGAGTTCATCAAGCGCTACGCGTCCGAAGAGAAGCGCAAGCAGTGGGACGAGGCCGGCGAGATCGACCGCGCCACCATGCTCGCCGCGGGCGAGGCCGGCATCATCGGCCTCTCGGTGCCCGAGGAGTTCGGCGGCGCCGGCATGCTGCAGGACTACCGCTTCCGGGCGATCGTCCTCGAAGAGACGATCAGCGCCGGCCACGGCTCGCTCGCCGGCGCACTCGGCATCCAGGACGACCTGGCCGTGCCCTACATCGCCCACATGGGCACGCAGGAGCAGAAGGAGAAGTGGCTCCCCGGCATGGCGACCGGCGAGATCCTCGGTGCTCTCGCGATGACCGAGCCGGGCGCGGGCAGCGACCTGCGCGGCATCAAGACCACGGCGAAGAAGGTCGACGGCGGCTACATCGTCAACGGCGCGAAGACGTTCATCTCGTCGGGCAAGACCGCCGATATGGTCGTCACCTTCGTCAAGACCGGTGAGGGCACGCGCCCCGACGCCTTCAGCCTGCTCATCATCGAGAACGGCATGGAGGGCTTCGACCACGGCAAGAAGCTCGAGAAGATGGGCTTCCACGGCTGGGACACCGCCGAGCTGTCGTTCACCGACGTGTTCGTCCCCGACGAGAACCTCATCAGCGGCAAAGAGGGCCAGGGCTTCATCCAGCTCATGATGAACCTGCCGCTCGAGCGCCTGTCGATCGGTGTCGCCGCGGCCGCCGCCGCCGAAGCCGCCTTCGTGTGGACCCGCGATTACACGCTCAGCCGTGAGGCGTTCGGGCAGGCGGTCGCGGACTTCCAGAACACGCGCTTCAAGCTCGCCGACATGGCGACGACCGTCGACGTGCTGTGGGCCTACATCGACCGCGCGATGATGCTCTACAAGGACGCCAAGCTCACGGCCGAAGAAGCGGCGAAGGTCAAGTTCTGGGCCACCGACCGCGAGTGGGAGCTGCTCGACATCGGCGTGCAGCTGCACGGCGGCTACGGGTACATCACCGAGTACCCGATCGCGCGCGCGTTCCTCGACGCTCGTGTGCACCGCATCTACGGCGGCACGAACGAGATCATGCGCGACATCGTCTCGCGCCAGATCGTCGGCAAGCGCTGA